From Gossypium raimondii isolate GPD5lz chromosome 11, ASM2569854v1, whole genome shotgun sequence:
gacATATATCTacttataaaatctaaaattactaaaaaaattcttttccaatataagaaaaatataaacaaatctgaaatgtTAGGCAGACAAAGgatgtaattatatattttattttaaaaagtaatttaataaaataataatattcagatataattagaaaaataattaattttatacaatgTGTCATAAAATTAACAAGGCAACGgaaaatcttttgttttttttccgtATTTGACCTAAAAGGAGATAGAAAATAATACTTCATGAAATGCATATGGTTCGTTGATTTTCAACGTCTTCAAAATCCATTAACAGACGGTACCATGTttcctaatatatatatatatatatataattaaaaattttcatataaaaagtTGACTATAATACTAAGGAATCAATGAAGTATTACTTTCTTAAATAAGTATTTATATAGTATGGtatctaattcaatttttcatcaaaataaacctttattaaataaaacaatttatttaaaattttatttagctaTCAATTATcgattaattatatttattctaatataaattaaaatttaattgtttattaaaattaaataaaaatataaaaatacataaaagaaatatctATTCCAAAAAAGAAgcataattacatatataagaataattacaatcaaaatcaacattacaaagtacaattaaattaataaccGAGATGGATCTAAAATTTCAactagaataaataaatttaaacaaaattcaatcaaataaaattgagtttgaataaaaagaaaaccataTATTAGAATGATCATAAAAATCACAATATATAAAAGGACGTTTCACTCTACTTTTAATTTCCCAaataatttctcttttctccATACATTCAAAGATTTTTAACATTTTGGGttacttgaaaaataaattgaattagaaaaacatattaaataaattggataagaaaatatattaaataagaatataatattatttttattttaaaaatgaatgagATGTTTGgttgaaacaattttaattcCTTCCAGGTTTCGCTTAAAATATTCGTATATAGTCTCAGGCTATCTCTTACTCTTTCCTCTTTCAGCACGTTCTTTCTTTATCTTTCCTCATTTCGGTTCCTATCCTATAAAATCCTAAACTTTTGATATCTTCCATTTCCCAGCAAAACAACCAATCCAAAAAGAATCCCCCAAAGCAAAAACTCAAGAAAAAGGATCATATATAGTTGAAGAAATCATGAAGAACCCAAGTTTAGTCGGTAATTCAACAAGCAGCAAGGGTACTCCTTGTTGCAGCAAAGTTGGGATAAAGAGAGGACCATGGACGCCCGAAGAAGATGAAGTATTAGCCAACTACATCAAAAGGGAAGGCGAAGGACGATGGCGGACTTTGCCTAAACGAGCTGGTTTGCTTCGATGCGGTAAGAGTTGTCGTCTCCGGTGGATGAATTATCTCCGACCCTCTGTTAAACGAGGTCGTATTGCTCCCGATGAAGAAGATCTCATTCTTCGCCTTCATCGCCTGCTCGGTAACAGGTACCCAGATTAACAATATTAATCCATATATCTCCAACATTCAACAACAAACACTGTTTTCTCTGCTTTTTCTAATGATTAGGGTAAGAACGTGCAGAAATAGATCGAATTTTTGTTTGGGTTTTGTGTTTTACACGCTATTAAATCGGGgatcatgtttaaaattattgataagaagctaaatttaaggtttttgtGTTCATTtctttagggttttattttaaatactgtATAGTCTCTTATTTAGGGTTCTTACTTGTTCCATTTTGAATCTTGCAGGTGGTCACTGATAGCTGGTAGGATTCCAGGGCGTACAGATAATGAAATAAAGAACTACTGGAATACCCATCTAAGCAAGAAGCTGATCAGCCAAGGAATAGATCCAAGAACCCATAAACCATTGAACCTTATTACCCATAAATCACCACAGATTAATCATGATCCTGTTCCAAAATCAAACCCTAGCCCCCCTATCCCTAATCCTTCTGTATTAGCATCAAAAACCATTACCATTAAAACTACAAACACTACCAAAGATGGTACACCGACTAACCTGGAACATGGGTATCAGCAGCAATCTCAAAACCAACAGGTTGATAAGAGCATGGAGAAACGGCATTATACTGAAAGTGCAACTCTTATCATGGGGGAACCAAGCAGCCATGGAAACGAAGGGGATCATATGGAAAATTGCAATGAAGATATGTTCTCCTCGTTTCTAGATTCATTGATTAATGAAAACTTGCTTGTTAATCAACACCCAGTAGAGCAGCAACCTAATAATTTGGTGGCACCGGCAGCAGCAGCCGCAGAATCTTCTCAGAACTTGAGTCATGGCGACATGTGGGAAACCGAACTCATATCTGCAATGGTTGGTTTTGGGAATGAGCCAAACTCTTTCAACAATCATTATCATTATCTGCATCAACTTTAGCAGATCAAACTGCaaatttatatgcatattgAAATTAGATGTTTTTAGATTTTCTACGTTTGcttgtatttatttttcctttttctttctttcattgcTCGGTTGTGTTAATGTTATGTACTCATTTTATTTGTATGCTTGCACCTACAATGAAAGTTTGTAGTCTTATTCGTAGTGTCTATTAAAATGTATCAATCCCTAAATCTGTAATTTCCTacagaaattaatgaaattattgaagCAAAAGGTTGAGTATTACTTCCTATGAGTTGGCTCAATATTCCACTGCTATTTCTTCCACCCCTCTGTgaatatatgtaatatgtatACGTATGTGCATGTGTGCGTATAAGTTCCAACTAATACAAAGAAATAGAATGTCTAGATTGTGTGACAGACTCTATTTTGAGGAGTTCACCATCTATACTACGTGTTTggtttcttttaatatatagaAGGGGTTATATCTTGGGAATAAGAATATATAATTGTTATTGTAAATGAGATTCAGACTCCAAATATATTACGAATCGATTTAAGTCTTTAAGTTGGACATATTATATTACATTGATTTGCTCattcaagatttatcaaatatatatatatatatatatatataactacgTATTAGATTTTCCCAACCATATGCTAGTGGAGACAATAAATTGAACTCATGCATGCTCCATACAAAATTGCACAATGTTAACATTATTACATCATGCATAGACTAAGTTATTAGATGAAatgagtttttttctttttaatgttattttgcatgtaaataatttctttatatgTGTTATCGAAATTAGCATTAATTCCATACTTGAGAGAGAAATCATGTTTTTCTGAATGTTTAAgttattagttattttaattttaatatttttttctaagaaagaaaattttaaaatttgtaattcacaaaatcattcatggtttttaaaatttggttcaacGTTACTTAAGTCTTTAAGATCGAAAGAAGAATCGACATGTATTCTAAAAGACGAGTTCTCCCCTCTTAGCGACATTTCACTAAGAAAGTGACGTTGAAAATCTTTCTTTCTTGTAGTCATTTAGCTGCTTAGATATCCATATAGAATACGATGGGGGAGACTAATAAGGTGACATTCGCTAACCAGTTGCATGGTTgattcccaaaattttgcaagCAAATATCAAAGAGCTGTTTGGAGTTGAGAAAACTCAAAACGTTATATAGGTATTAGCTACCGCCATCTTGCAATGAGTCACAGACATATACACTGTATAGTTTAAgggataaaaaattttaattagaaaactGCCATTGATCGATTTGATTGTTAATAAATGCTAATTTAGTTGATGGAAGTTACACATGACATGATATGTGggcatatatttttaaaagaattattaaaaatgcACATCCAAAATAAACCTAGACAAATAAAcgtttaaattcatttattggATTTATTTTGAGTATGGttaagaatattataaaattataaaagtaagttcaaaaaatataaaaaaagtgtaaaaaCAATCGATTACATGTATGATaggataaaaaaatatcatgctTCATTTAGGGCAAATATGTTGATTCAAATTTGACTTTCCATCTACTTTGAGGAAAGGAAAATGTATCTTCTCATCTCTGCCACTCTTTATCccaaaaattaagcctaaaaggCCCACCAATTGAACTTGTTAAGCTTTCGGTTACTGAAAAATAATTCTTATgaaaatcaacatcaacatctctttttgttttgttttgaaacatttaatgatcaaataattttcatttt
This genomic window contains:
- the LOC105804452 gene encoding transcription repressor MYB5, translating into MKNPSLVGNSTSSKGTPCCSKVGIKRGPWTPEEDEVLANYIKREGEGRWRTLPKRAGLLRCGKSCRLRWMNYLRPSVKRGRIAPDEEDLILRLHRLLGNRWSLIAGRIPGRTDNEIKNYWNTHLSKKLISQGIDPRTHKPLNLITHKSPQINHDPVPKSNPSPPIPNPSVLASKTITIKTTNTTKDGTPTNLEHGYQQQSQNQQVDKSMEKRHYTESATLIMGEPSSHGNEGDHMENCNEDMFSSFLDSLINENLLVNQHPVEQQPNNLVAPAAAAAESSQNLSHGDMWETELISAMVGFGNEPNSFNNHYHYLHQL